One window of Methanothermobacter thermautotrophicus genomic DNA carries:
- the moaC gene encoding cyclic pyranopterin monophosphate synthase MoaC produces MMKEFTHTHEKGVRMVDVGSKPVLRRTATAEGHILLSEDTINLIREKRVEKGNVLATAQIAAIGAVKRTWEIIPLCHPLPLTGVDVEFDLGEDRITARVTVRCDGKTGVEMEAITGVSVALLTIWDMVKSVEKDDDGQYPETAISNIRVLKKEKLEP; encoded by the coding sequence ATAATGAAGGAATTCACACATACACATGAAAAGGGGGTCCGCATGGTCGATGTGGGCTCAAAACCAGTTCTCAGGAGAACAGCGACGGCCGAAGGCCATATATTACTCAGTGAGGATACAATAAACCTGATACGTGAAAAGAGGGTTGAGAAGGGGAACGTCCTTGCAACGGCCCAGATAGCAGCCATAGGGGCCGTTAAGAGGACCTGGGAAATAATACCCCTATGCCACCCCCTCCCCCTCACAGGTGTTGATGTTGAATTTGACCTTGGGGAGGATAGGATCACTGCCAGGGTGACGGTGCGGTGCGACGGAAAAACCGGTGTTGAGATGGAGGCAATAACCGGTGTCTCGGTTGCACTGCTCACAATCTGGGACATGGTTAAAAGTGTTGAGAAGGATGATGATGGACAGTACCCTGAGACTGCGATCAGCAACATAAGGGTCCTTAAAAAGGAAAAGCTGGAGCCCTGA
- a CDS encoding CBS domain-containing protein, translated as MTSVKIFSVYGIPIELDFSFLLLMLFIYLLAYLGFLSLNLAVLITLVFVTVVIHELAHSYVALRFGVNIKSILLLPIGGVSRMEEIPRIPRQEFLISIAGPLTNIVIALITGVPLLLGLGGAAAGFAGDFLAVNLLLAIFNLIPAFPMDGGRILRAILAERLSYIRATRIASNLGKIIAVIMAVTGLFYNFFLILIGFFIYIGAEQEYQATLISSLLDGIMVADIMTEDPVTLRPDMTVKDALDVMFREKHMGYPVTEDDELRGIVTFHDISDARRDLRVGDVMIGDVVTVRDDDEVTAALEKMNRLQLGRLPVMRDGELIGIISRTDIVRTLNLMNRTE; from the coding sequence ATGACTTCAGTTAAAATATTCAGTGTCTACGGGATACCCATTGAACTCGATTTCTCATTTCTACTTCTGATGCTTTTCATATACCTCCTCGCCTACCTCGGCTTCCTCTCACTGAACCTGGCGGTTCTAATAACCCTTGTATTTGTAACGGTGGTGATACATGAACTGGCCCACTCCTATGTCGCCCTGAGGTTCGGTGTGAATATAAAGAGCATACTTCTACTCCCCATCGGCGGTGTTTCAAGGATGGAGGAGATACCCAGAATACCACGCCAGGAGTTCCTGATCTCAATCGCCGGGCCCCTCACAAATATAGTCATAGCCCTAATCACAGGGGTCCCCCTCCTGCTTGGTCTGGGGGGAGCCGCTGCAGGATTCGCAGGCGACTTCCTTGCTGTGAACCTGCTTCTTGCAATCTTCAACCTCATACCCGCCTTCCCCATGGATGGTGGCCGGATACTGAGGGCCATACTGGCTGAGAGGCTGAGTTACATCAGGGCTACAAGGATAGCTTCGAACCTTGGAAAAATCATAGCGGTCATCATGGCTGTAACAGGCCTTTTCTACAACTTCTTCCTGATACTTATCGGCTTCTTCATCTACATCGGCGCAGAGCAGGAGTACCAGGCAACCCTCATCTCGTCACTGCTGGATGGCATCATGGTGGCGGATATTATGACCGAGGACCCTGTGACCCTCCGCCCTGACATGACAGTTAAGGATGCCCTCGATGTGATGTTCCGTGAAAAGCACATGGGTTACCCTGTGACTGAGGACGATGAACTGAGGGGTATTGTAACCTTCCATGACATATCCGATGCCAGACGGGACCTCAGGGTGGGGGATGTCATGATAGGGGACGTTGTAACGGTGAGGGACGATGATGAGGTCACAGCGGCCCTCGAGAAAATGAACCGGCTGCAGCTTGGGAGGCTCCCTGTGATGAGGGACGGTGAACTCATAGGCATAATTTCAAGGACAGACATAGTCAGAACATTAAACCTGATGAACAGAACCGAGTAA
- the deoC gene encoding deoxyribose-phosphate aldolase, producing MIVETRDELASLIDHTNVRADATVDDIERLCREAVSYGFRCAVVTPTNVRLAAELLEGTDVMVCSVVGFPAGVSTSRVKALEASEAVENGAEEVDMVMNIGAMKSGDGDLVYRDIKGVVDAAGVPVKVILETAYLTDKEKVEACLISKEAGAAFVKTSTAYGGLAGATVEDVMLMRKTVGDDMGVKAAGGIRDIETALAMIDAGADRIGTSTGVQIIEGWR from the coding sequence ATGATTGTTGAAACAAGGGATGAGCTTGCATCACTTATAGACCACACCAATGTGAGGGCTGATGCAACAGTGGATGATATTGAGAGGCTCTGCAGGGAGGCTGTCAGCTACGGCTTCAGGTGCGCCGTGGTCACACCCACCAATGTCAGGCTGGCAGCTGAACTCCTTGAGGGGACCGATGTGATGGTCTGCTCGGTTGTTGGTTTCCCGGCAGGCGTCAGCACCTCCCGAGTTAAGGCCCTCGAGGCCTCTGAGGCTGTTGAGAACGGGGCAGAGGAGGTGGATATGGTCATGAATATCGGCGCCATGAAGTCTGGTGATGGGGATCTGGTCTACAGGGACATAAAGGGTGTTGTTGATGCCGCGGGGGTCCCCGTTAAGGTCATACTTGAGACAGCCTACCTCACAGACAAGGAGAAGGTCGAGGCGTGCCTCATAAGTAAGGAGGCGGGGGCGGCATTCGTCAAAACATCAACAGCCTATGGTGGATTAGCTGGAGCCACAGTTGAGGATGTGATGCTCATGCGAAAAACTGTGGGTGATGACATGGGTGTCAAGGCGGCTGGCGGAATAAGGGACATTGAAACAGCCCTTGCAATGATAGATGCAGGGGCTGACAGGATCGGGACATCAACAGGTGTGCAGATAATCGAGGGATGGAGGTAG
- a CDS encoding cyclophilin-like fold protein encodes MRRIRITVEGKGQATAELDDRNPESARRIYESLPLEGRALLWMEEVYFDIPVDLDYENPSDDASAGDISYWPPGYALCIFFGSTQPYSPVNHIGRVTGNLDLFFSVDEGDRIIIERED; translated from the coding sequence TTGAGGAGGATAAGGATAACCGTTGAGGGTAAGGGCCAGGCCACAGCCGAACTTGATGATAGAAACCCTGAGTCTGCAAGGAGAATCTATGAAAGCCTACCACTTGAGGGTAGGGCCCTCCTCTGGATGGAGGAGGTCTACTTTGACATACCCGTGGATCTTGACTATGAGAACCCCTCCGATGATGCCTCAGCCGGTGACATCTCCTACTGGCCACCCGGCTATGCCCTCTGCATTTTCTTTGGCTCAACACAGCCCTATTCACCTGTGAACCACATAGGCAGGGTAACCGGGAACCTCGACCTCTTCTTCAGTGTGGATGAGGGTGACAGGATAATAATTGAAAGGGAGGATTAG
- a CDS encoding DEAD/DEAH box helicase: protein MKSLPPEMRQILRDCYPHIRELNPAQRSALEAGYLESRENYIIAIPTASGKTLLGILAALRTVMEGGRVIYTVPLLSIQNEKIKEFSKLEEHGIRVGKDPRTSDIAVMVFESFDSLTRFSWNILREVDLLIVDEFHMIGEYTRGPVIESAITRTRILNPSTRIVALSATLSNMDEIAGWLGARVVEHDYRPVPLHREVLDTEMFGVREKNDVVLKVLERSLEDGSQTLAFVSTRRFTESLASYLAGKISGRIPPDMRERFSEVAARILEVPKSRGSPPTSTCLKLAECLEAGIAFHHAGLFNRQREIIEDEFREGNILMITATPSLMYGVNLPSRTVVIRDYTRWTRQGPRRIPVFDYEQMSGRAGRPQYDDAGYSYLIARSHEEALELEEYYVMGEVERTSSRIMENRDALYRQIIAQVASGLSRTVEELVDFFRNTFYGYQMIEGPYSDSFGMDSIQYEIENAVEFLVRNRIIYRGPGGFSATEFGLLIAKSSYSVETAIKLHQFASEMDDMDIYRLIYEITRTPDIPIISFKGRKSRDPVRDKLMEHGIFVMDVGNEEATAAALMEWISERTEYEIENAFNVYAASTRRAAYEASRLVKFFGSICDILGVYGYADKLDTLSARLYYGVRADLIPLVVGVRGLGRRRARRVVETFGEDLRHVRKDELKRIDGIGEKMAEAIRRYCERL, encoded by the coding sequence ATGAAGTCCCTCCCACCTGAAATGAGGCAGATCCTCAGGGACTGCTACCCCCATATAAGGGAGCTTAACCCTGCCCAGAGGAGTGCCCTTGAAGCAGGTTACCTAGAATCCAGGGAAAACTACATAATAGCCATACCCACCGCCAGCGGGAAGACCCTCCTGGGGATCCTTGCAGCCCTGAGGACGGTCATGGAGGGTGGGCGCGTGATCTACACCGTGCCCCTCCTTTCAATCCAGAACGAAAAGATAAAGGAATTCAGTAAACTTGAAGAGCACGGTATAAGGGTCGGTAAGGATCCCAGGACCTCTGACATTGCAGTCATGGTCTTTGAATCCTTCGACAGCCTAACCAGGTTTTCATGGAATATCCTCAGGGAGGTGGACCTCCTCATCGTTGATGAATTCCACATGATAGGTGAGTACACCAGGGGGCCGGTGATTGAATCTGCAATTACAAGGACACGGATCCTGAACCCCTCCACACGTATAGTTGCACTCTCAGCAACCCTCTCAAATATGGATGAAATAGCCGGATGGCTAGGAGCCCGGGTGGTGGAGCACGACTACCGGCCCGTTCCACTGCACCGGGAGGTCCTTGACACGGAGATGTTCGGGGTCAGGGAGAAGAACGACGTTGTCCTAAAGGTTCTTGAGAGGTCCCTGGAGGATGGTAGCCAGACCCTGGCCTTCGTATCCACCAGGAGGTTCACAGAGTCCCTTGCATCCTACCTTGCAGGTAAGATATCAGGGAGGATACCCCCTGATATGCGGGAGAGGTTCAGTGAGGTGGCAGCAAGAATCCTTGAGGTTCCAAAGTCCAGGGGCTCCCCTCCAACCTCAACCTGTCTGAAACTTGCAGAGTGCCTGGAGGCGGGGATCGCATTCCACCATGCAGGCCTCTTCAACAGACAGCGGGAGATAATAGAGGACGAGTTCAGGGAGGGGAATATACTGATGATAACAGCCACCCCCAGCCTCATGTACGGGGTGAACCTCCCATCAAGGACCGTTGTGATAAGGGACTACACAAGGTGGACGAGGCAGGGCCCCAGGAGGATCCCTGTATTCGATTATGAGCAGATGTCAGGGAGGGCCGGGCGCCCACAGTACGATGATGCAGGATACTCCTACCTCATAGCCAGGAGCCATGAGGAGGCATTGGAACTGGAGGAGTACTATGTGATGGGGGAGGTTGAGAGGACCAGCTCCCGTATAATGGAGAACAGGGACGCCCTTTACAGGCAGATAATTGCACAGGTGGCCTCCGGCCTCTCAAGGACCGTGGAGGAACTTGTGGACTTCTTCAGGAACACGTTCTATGGCTACCAGATGATTGAAGGTCCCTACAGCGATTCATTCGGGATGGACAGTATCCAGTATGAGATAGAGAACGCCGTGGAGTTCCTTGTGAGGAACAGGATCATTTACAGGGGCCCCGGAGGATTCTCTGCCACAGAGTTCGGTCTCCTCATAGCAAAATCAAGTTACAGTGTGGAGACTGCCATAAAGCTCCACCAGTTTGCATCAGAGATGGATGATATGGACATCTATCGCCTTATCTATGAGATAACCAGGACACCTGACATACCCATCATATCATTCAAGGGGCGTAAGAGCAGGGACCCTGTACGTGATAAGCTCATGGAACATGGAATATTCGTCATGGACGTCGGGAACGAGGAGGCCACTGCAGCCGCCCTCATGGAGTGGATATCTGAAAGGACCGAGTATGAGATTGAGAACGCCTTCAATGTCTACGCCGCCTCAACAAGGAGGGCTGCCTATGAGGCCTCAAGGCTCGTTAAATTCTTTGGAAGTATATGCGATATCCTTGGAGTCTACGGTTATGCAGATAAACTTGATACTCTATCCGCAAGGCTCTACTATGGTGTCCGTGCGGACCTTATACCCCTGGTTGTCGGTGTGAGGGGCCTTGGACGCAGGAGGGCCCGCAGGGTCGTTGAAACCTTCGGGGAGGATCTCAGGCATGTCCGGAAGGATGAACTCAAACGGATCGATGGAATCGGAGAAAAAATGGCAGAGGCTATTAGACGGTACTGTGAAAGACTCTGA
- a CDS encoding tRNA uridine(34) 5-carboxymethylaminomethyl modification radical SAM/GNAT enzyme Elp3 produces MKDASRLIIDEIISGKIRTRKDLERFKHRVCREMGLERFMSNSEILEHATPDEKRVIEGLLRKKPTRTISGVAVVAVMCQPRECPHGRCLYCPESEKAPPSYTGEEPAALRARMYDFHPYRQVYNRLEQLHSIGHPVDKVELIVMGGTFPSHSLCYQEWFISRCLEAMVDFGAELRGISVDVPGHHGYVKVEDAQRLNESSPVRCVGMTFETRPDYCREEDVDRMLGLGVTRVELGVQTIYNYIYQRIRRGHSIEDVVESNRILRDSGVKVAMHLMPGLFSDFDRDLRIFRRIFQDPSFRPDMVKIYPCLVIQGSELHSLWERGLYKPYSTEEAVELIVEIKKMMPKWVRTMRIQRDIPSQLIVDGVRKSNLGELVYRRLEDEGVRCRCIRCREVGHMSRRGVMVDEDAVTLMVEDYEATGGREFFISQEDPENDVLVGFLRLRFPSEEAHRPEVHDKTALVRELHVYGSMLPIGERGDAVGQHRGYGEELLARAESIAADKGMEKILVTSGIGAREYYGKFGYRREGPYMAKKL; encoded by the coding sequence ATGAAGGACGCGTCACGTCTCATAATCGATGAAATAATTTCAGGAAAAATAAGGACAAGGAAGGACCTTGAGAGGTTCAAGCACAGGGTCTGCCGTGAAATGGGACTTGAGAGGTTCATGAGCAACTCTGAAATCCTTGAACATGCAACCCCTGATGAGAAAAGGGTTATAGAGGGGCTTCTGAGGAAAAAACCCACACGGACCATCTCAGGGGTCGCCGTCGTTGCTGTGATGTGCCAGCCCAGGGAATGCCCCCATGGCAGGTGCCTCTACTGTCCAGAGAGCGAGAAGGCACCTCCAAGTTACACTGGAGAGGAGCCTGCTGCCCTCAGGGCCAGGATGTATGACTTCCACCCCTACAGGCAGGTGTACAATCGCCTGGAGCAGCTCCACAGCATAGGCCACCCCGTCGATAAGGTTGAACTCATAGTTATGGGGGGGACCTTCCCATCCCACAGCCTCTGCTACCAGGAGTGGTTCATCTCCAGGTGCCTGGAGGCCATGGTGGACTTCGGGGCTGAACTCAGGGGCATCAGTGTGGATGTGCCCGGCCACCATGGATACGTGAAGGTTGAGGACGCCCAGAGGCTCAACGAGTCCTCCCCTGTTAGATGCGTTGGCATGACCTTTGAGACAAGGCCAGACTACTGCAGGGAGGAGGACGTGGACAGGATGCTGGGCCTGGGGGTCACCCGGGTCGAGCTGGGTGTTCAGACCATATACAACTACATCTACCAGCGAATCAGGAGGGGTCACAGCATAGAGGATGTTGTGGAGTCCAACAGGATCCTCAGGGACTCAGGGGTGAAGGTCGCCATGCACCTCATGCCGGGCCTCTTCTCAGACTTTGACAGGGACCTCCGCATATTTCGGAGGATATTCCAGGACCCCTCCTTCAGGCCTGATATGGTCAAGATATACCCCTGTCTTGTTATCCAGGGCAGTGAACTCCACAGCCTCTGGGAGAGGGGCCTCTACAAGCCCTACTCAACCGAGGAGGCGGTTGAGCTCATCGTGGAGATAAAGAAGATGATGCCAAAGTGGGTGAGGACCATGAGGATACAGAGGGATATACCCTCCCAGCTCATAGTGGACGGTGTGAGGAAGTCAAATCTGGGTGAACTCGTCTACAGGCGCCTTGAGGATGAGGGGGTGAGGTGCAGGTGCATAAGGTGCCGTGAGGTTGGGCACATGTCAAGGAGGGGTGTGATGGTTGACGAGGATGCTGTTACCCTCATGGTGGAGGACTATGAAGCCACAGGTGGGCGGGAGTTCTTCATCTCACAGGAGGACCCTGAAAATGATGTCCTTGTGGGTTTCCTGAGGCTGAGGTTCCCTTCTGAGGAGGCCCACCGTCCTGAGGTCCATGATAAAACAGCCCTTGTGAGGGAACTGCATGTATACGGTTCAATGCTCCCCATAGGAGAAAGGGGGGATGCTGTTGGTCAGCACAGGGGCTACGGTGAGGAGCTGCTTGCAAGGGCAGAGTCCATTGCAGCTGATAAGGGGATGGAGAAGATACTCGTAACAAGTGGAATAGGTGCCCGTGAATACTACGGTAAATTTGGATACCGGAGGGAGGGCCCCTACATGGCAAAGAAACTTTAG
- the cofH gene encoding 5-amino-6-(D-ribitylamino)uracil--L-tyrosine 4-hydroxyphenyl transferase CofH, with protein sequence MFGTMNIKTRTEKILKKAMDEPITDDEALYLMNVRGRDLQALMIAADMVREAEAGDRITYIENWNINFTNICSGQCGFCAFRRDAVDDDSYYLETERILEIAGMAVENGARELCIQGGLYPGLDTYFYEDIIRAIKSEFPDVHLHSFSPMEVYYGAQNAELTVEEALRILKRAGLGSMPGTAAEILDDDIRAVICPTKLSTAEWVEVIETAHRVGIPTTCTMMYGHIDGPEHRVKHMDILRRIQERTGGFTEFVPLPFMHPRAPIYREGIAMPGATGADDLKVYAVSRLMFRGLIENIQASWVKLGFKFAQVALLSGANDLGGTLGEENISRSAGASHGVRTEPEEIIRVVRDIGRIPARRDTLYRDIEDV encoded by the coding sequence ATGTTTGGCACCATGAACATCAAGACCCGCACAGAAAAAATACTAAAGAAGGCCATGGATGAGCCAATCACAGATGATGAAGCCCTCTACCTGATGAATGTGAGGGGCAGGGATCTCCAGGCCCTTATGATAGCCGCGGATATGGTGAGGGAGGCCGAAGCAGGCGACAGGATAACCTACATCGAGAACTGGAATATCAACTTCACCAACATATGCTCGGGTCAGTGCGGGTTCTGTGCATTCAGGAGGGATGCTGTGGATGATGACTCCTACTACCTTGAAACAGAGAGGATCCTTGAAATCGCAGGCATGGCTGTTGAGAATGGTGCCAGGGAACTGTGCATACAGGGAGGCCTCTACCCGGGACTCGACACATACTTCTATGAGGACATCATCAGGGCCATAAAATCGGAGTTTCCCGATGTCCACCTCCACTCCTTTTCACCCATGGAGGTCTACTATGGGGCTCAGAATGCTGAATTAACGGTTGAAGAGGCCCTGAGGATACTTAAGAGGGCTGGCCTTGGTTCAATGCCTGGCACAGCTGCGGAGATACTGGATGACGATATCAGGGCAGTTATATGCCCCACCAAGCTGAGTACAGCTGAATGGGTTGAGGTCATAGAGACAGCGCACCGTGTGGGGATACCCACCACATGCACAATGATGTACGGTCACATAGACGGCCCTGAACACAGGGTTAAGCACATGGATATACTCAGGAGGATCCAGGAGAGGACAGGGGGATTCACAGAGTTTGTACCCCTACCCTTCATGCACCCCCGTGCACCCATATACCGTGAGGGCATTGCAATGCCCGGGGCAACGGGTGCAGATGACCTCAAGGTCTACGCAGTATCAAGGCTCATGTTCAGGGGCCTCATTGAGAACATACAGGCCTCATGGGTTAAACTGGGATTCAAGTTTGCCCAGGTCGCCCTCCTTTCAGGCGCCAATGACCTTGGGGGCACACTTGGCGAGGAGAACATTTCAAGGTCTGCAGGGGCATCACATGGTGTGAGGACAGAGCCTGAGGAGATTATAAGGGTTGTGAGGGACATAGGAAGGATCCCAGCAAGGAGGGACACCCTCTACCGTGATATAGAGGATGTATAG
- a CDS encoding PRC-barrel domain-containing protein — MKVTEFLGRKVLDKNAMEIGKVSDLEVDPEEGLIKSLIISKGELSLKQRTFIVDMESVSRVGDYVVLAIAAEEAEEAPEEEESMEISPE, encoded by the coding sequence ATGAAGGTGACGGAGTTCCTCGGTCGTAAGGTGCTGGATAAAAATGCAATGGAGATAGGTAAGGTCTCTGACCTGGAAGTGGACCCGGAGGAGGGCCTCATAAAGTCCCTCATAATATCCAAGGGTGAACTGTCCCTCAAGCAGAGGACCTTCATCGTGGATATGGAGAGCGTGAGCCGGGTCGGCGATTACGTCGTCCTTGCAATAGCTGCAGAGGAGGCGGAGGAGGCCCCCGAAGAGGAGGAGTCCATGGAGATCTCCCCTGAATGA
- a CDS encoding DUF2115 family protein: MESEKKWQRLLDGTVKDSDALMMVLRKMAATVNVYDLMEVRVFLERSCRFVQERYRTVYIDSYMSMVVDSVLDLRARFPGVSETASEWYRLHDASKRLDEMNAPIIVGLTVLYRTFLKGEPLHPPGTPFPGGFEVERKDGVYYCPVKDKQKDNPKALCDICIARQTPI, encoded by the coding sequence ATGGAATCGGAGAAAAAATGGCAGAGGCTATTAGACGGTACTGTGAAAGACTCTGATGCCCTGATGATGGTCCTGAGGAAAATGGCGGCCACTGTAAATGTTTACGATCTCATGGAGGTGCGTGTATTCCTAGAAAGGAGCTGCAGATTTGTTCAGGAGAGATACAGGACCGTATATATAGATTCATATATGTCTATGGTCGTTGACTCGGTGCTTGATCTCAGGGCCCGATTCCCGGGGGTGTCTGAAACAGCTTCTGAATGGTATAGACTCCATGATGCCTCAAAAAGGCTGGATGAAATGAATGCTCCAATTATTGTTGGTTTAACAGTTTTATACAGAACATTTCTTAAGGGTGAACCACTCCACCCCCCTGGAACACCATTCCCTGGAGGCTTTGAGGTTGAAAGGAAGGACGGGGTCTACTACTGTCCAGTTAAGGATAAGCAGAAAGATAACCCTAAGGCCCTCTGTGATATATGCATCGCCAGACAGACCCCCATTTGA
- a CDS encoding DUF2115 domain-containing protein yields MRNDNHELYWDDLGLGEDVIIRSSNIPEKMSKMQLLEMLKKEASTIHIKDIMSASVYLREDARYMPPREQREFIERFTRAFFNRIRDIKNDKNHYPGKVDTEKLREFMEFLDQQLSHAETENERCFQRIARIITIYVTFVREEPVHPVGTRFPGGLTVRREGDVFYCPVKDKQINTPGALCRFCVSIQDPSVH; encoded by the coding sequence ATGAGGAATGATAACCATGAACTTTACTGGGATGACCTGGGTCTCGGGGAGGATGTTATTATAAGAAGCAGTAATATTCCAGAGAAGATGTCAAAGATGCAGCTCCTTGAAATGCTTAAAAAGGAAGCCTCAACCATCCATATAAAGGATATAATGAGTGCATCAGTCTATCTGAGGGAGGACGCCCGTTACATGCCTCCACGGGAGCAGAGGGAGTTCATTGAAAGGTTCACCAGGGCCTTCTTTAACAGGATAAGGGATATAAAGAATGATAAGAACCACTACCCCGGCAAAGTCGACACTGAAAAGTTAAGGGAGTTCATGGAATTCCTTGACCAGCAGCTGAGCCACGCGGAAACAGAAAATGAAAGGTGTTTTCAGAGGATCGCCCGTATAATAACAATCTACGTCACATTCGTAAGGGAGGAACCCGTCCATCCAGTGGGGACCCGTTTTCCTGGAGGCCTCACGGTTAGAAGGGAGGGGGATGTATTCTACTGTCCTGTGAAGGACAAGCAGATAAACACTCCCGGCGCCCTCTGCCGTTTCTGTGTCAGCATCCAGGACCCCTCTGTCCACTAA
- a CDS encoding DUF2098 domain-containing protein: protein MEVKDINGNVLTVGMAVRYTGTGTTGEISAIKVEDGEGWARLEDSDLWYNTDYLEVVDKSELRRAVRKEGPGDTIDRIRKMKEDFADVDMGSEVCDGGG from the coding sequence ATGGAGGTAAAGGACATTAATGGAAATGTTCTGACGGTTGGGATGGCTGTACGTTACACTGGTACAGGGACCACAGGTGAGATCTCAGCCATCAAGGTTGAGGATGGCGAGGGATGGGCCCGCCTTGAGGACTCAGATCTCTGGTACAATACAGATTACCTTGAGGTTGTTGATAAATCCGAACTCAGGAGGGCAGTCAGGAAGGAGGGCCCCGGTGACACCATTGACCGTATCAGGAAGATGAAGGAAGACTTTGCTGATGTGGATATGGGCTCAGAGGTTTGTGATGGTGGGGGTTGA
- a CDS encoding DUF308 domain-containing protein, giving the protein MFDTKIPGIISLILGILVILFPVFSVFTLSVLTGVAVLFVAVWLFLLGAGTWKVSRGAGALYILLGVLGVIVAAALAGNVVLFSFLTAFWIYITGIILIIAGITALFSREHRAGRAAGISVVVLGIIYIILGILVTNPVFLAWLIGLSLIIDGIGLLMY; this is encoded by the coding sequence GTGTTTGACACAAAGATTCCAGGTATCATATCTCTTATCCTGGGGATTCTGGTGATTCTCTTTCCAGTGTTTTCAGTATTTACCCTGAGTGTCCTCACGGGAGTGGCAGTGCTATTTGTTGCGGTCTGGCTCTTCCTCCTTGGTGCCGGGACATGGAAGGTCAGCAGGGGTGCAGGTGCCCTCTACATTCTCCTCGGGGTGCTCGGTGTAATCGTTGCAGCGGCCCTTGCAGGTAATGTGGTCCTCTTCAGTTTCCTCACAGCATTCTGGATATACATAACAGGTATAATCCTTATAATTGCAGGTATAACAGCTCTTTTCTCAAGGGAGCACCGGGCTGGAAGGGCTGCGGGTATATCCGTTGTGGTTCTGGGGATCATCTATATAATCCTGGGGATACTTGTAACAAACCCTGTATTCCTGGCCTGGCTCATCGGCCTTTCACTGATAATCGATGGAATCGGGCTGCTGATGTATTAG
- a CDS encoding rubrerythrin family protein → MSTMDNLKEAFAGESQANRKYLAFARKADEEGYHQVAKLFRAAAAAETVHAMNHLDAMEAVRSTEENLKEAIEGETAEFEEMYPGFIEEAEAEGHEQARWSFDVANKVEKIHAELYKKALENLGSNVEVDYYVCNWCGNTVEGEAPERCPICGAPRDEFKRID, encoded by the coding sequence ATGTCAACAATGGATAACCTGAAGGAAGCCTTTGCAGGTGAATCCCAGGCAAACAGGAAGTACCTTGCCTTTGCAAGGAAGGCCGATGAGGAGGGATACCACCAGGTTGCAAAGCTCTTCCGTGCAGCCGCAGCAGCAGAGACAGTCCACGCCATGAACCACCTTGATGCCATGGAGGCTGTCAGGAGTACCGAGGAGAACCTCAAGGAGGCAATAGAGGGGGAAACAGCTGAATTCGAGGAGATGTACCCTGGTTTCATTGAGGAGGCCGAAGCCGAAGGCCATGAACAGGCCCGATGGAGCTTCGACGTTGCAAACAAGGTTGAAAAGATCCATGCAGAGCTATACAAGAAGGCCCTGGAGAACCTTGGAAGTAACGTTGAGGTGGACTACTACGTCTGCAACTGGTGTGGTAACACCGTTGAGGGCGAGGCCCCTGAAAGGTGCCCTATCTGTGGAGCTCCCAGGGATGAGTTCAAAAGGATAGATTAA